One part of the Olleya sp. YS genome encodes these proteins:
- the uvrB gene encoding excinuclease ABC subunit UvrB, which produces MKFKIKSDFSPTGDQPEAIKQLVDGLNAKEKYQTLLGVTGSGKTFTVANVIEDVQKPTLVLAHNKTLAAQLYSEFKQFFPDNAVEYFVSYYDYYQPEAYIPTSGVYIEKDLSINEEIEKMRLSTTSSLLSGRRDVLVVASVSCLYGIGNPVEFQKNVITLEVDQHISRTKLLHQLVQSLYSRTEADFRHGNFRIKGDTVDIFPSYADDAFRIHFFGDDIEEIEAFNIQTNEVVEKYDRLTIYPANMFVTSPDILQGAIKNIQDDLVKQHDYFKDIGKHLEAKRLKERTEFDLEMIRELGYCSGIENYSRYLDGREPGTRPFCLLDYFPEDYLMVVDESHVTISQVHAMYGGDRSRKENLVEYGFRLPAAMDNRPLKFEEFEALQNQVIYVSATPADYELQKTDGVYVEQVIRPTGLLDPIIEVRPSLNQIDDLIEEIQLRVEKDERTLVTTLTKRMAEELTKYLSRINVRVNYIHSDVDTLERVQIMQDLRKGIYDVLVGVNLLREGLDLPEVSLVAILDTDKEGFLRSARSLTQTVGRAARNLNGKAIMYADKITKSMQKTIDETEYRRQKQIAYNTKNNLVPKALNKNLDSALSKNSVSTYSYELEAARAAEPESEYLSKGELEKKIREKRKIMEEAAKALDFIVAAKLRDEIKVYQGKLEELKS; this is translated from the coding sequence ATGAAATTCAAAATAAAATCAGATTTTAGTCCTACAGGAGACCAACCAGAAGCGATTAAGCAACTGGTAGATGGCTTAAATGCTAAAGAAAAATACCAAACCCTTTTAGGTGTGACTGGTTCTGGTAAAACCTTTACGGTTGCTAATGTCATAGAAGATGTACAAAAACCTACCTTGGTCTTAGCACATAACAAAACATTAGCTGCTCAGTTATATTCTGAATTTAAACAGTTTTTTCCGGATAACGCTGTAGAGTATTTTGTGTCTTACTATGATTATTACCAACCCGAAGCTTATATACCAACCTCTGGTGTGTATATAGAAAAAGATTTATCTATTAATGAGGAGATTGAGAAAATGCGTTTAAGCACAACCTCTTCTCTACTCTCTGGACGTCGTGATGTACTAGTAGTCGCTTCCGTTTCCTGCTTGTATGGTATTGGTAATCCTGTGGAGTTTCAAAAAAATGTAATTACCCTTGAAGTAGACCAACACATCTCACGCACCAAATTATTACACCAATTGGTACAAAGTCTGTATTCGCGTACCGAAGCCGACTTTAGACATGGTAATTTTAGAATTAAGGGAGATACGGTAGATATTTTCCCTAGTTATGCAGATGATGCCTTTCGCATTCACTTTTTTGGTGATGACATTGAAGAGATTGAAGCCTTTAATATTCAAACCAATGAAGTAGTCGAAAAATATGACCGACTAACCATCTATCCAGCCAATATGTTTGTGACTTCTCCAGACATTTTGCAAGGTGCTATAAAAAACATTCAAGACGACTTAGTAAAACAACACGACTATTTTAAAGACATAGGCAAACATCTGGAAGCCAAACGCTTAAAAGAACGCACCGAATTTGATTTAGAGATGATTCGTGAGTTAGGCTATTGTTCTGGTATTGAGAATTACTCGCGTTACCTGGATGGTCGTGAACCAGGAACTAGACCTTTCTGTTTACTAGATTACTTTCCAGAGGATTACTTAATGGTTGTGGATGAGAGTCATGTCACCATTTCTCAAGTTCATGCCATGTATGGTGGTGACCGAAGCAGAAAAGAAAATTTAGTAGAATATGGTTTTAGATTGCCAGCAGCAATGGACAATAGACCTTTAAAGTTTGAAGAGTTTGAAGCCTTACAAAACCAAGTGATTTACGTATCTGCAACTCCTGCAGATTACGAGCTACAAAAAACAGATGGTGTTTATGTCGAGCAGGTGATACGTCCTACAGGACTATTAGATCCCATTATTGAAGTTAGACCTAGTTTAAATCAGATAGATGATTTAATTGAAGAAATCCAGCTACGCGTTGAAAAAGACGAACGTACTTTAGTTACTACTTTAACTAAACGAATGGCTGAAGAATTAACAAAATATCTTAGCCGAATTAATGTCCGTGTTAATTATATCCATAGCGATGTGGATACTTTAGAACGTGTTCAAATCATGCAAGATTTACGTAAAGGAATTTATGATGTCTTAGTTGGTGTTAATTTATTACGTGAAGGTTTAGACTTACCTGAAGTATCTTTAGTCGCCATTTTAGATACTGATAAAGAAGGGTTTTTGCGTTCGGCTCGTTCGCTTACACAAACGGTTGGTAGAGCTGCTAGAAACTTAAATGGTAAGGCCATTATGTATGCAGACAAAATTACCAAAAGCATGCAAAAAACTATTGACGAAACTGAATACAGACGTCAAAAACAAATTGCCTACAATACCAAAAACAACTTAGTACCTAAAGCTTTAAATAAAAACTTAGATAGTGCATTATCAAAAAACTCGGTAAGTACGTATAGTTACGAGTTAGAAGCTGCGCGTGCTGCAGAACCAGAAAGTGAGTATTTATCTAAAGGCGAGTTAGAAAAGAAAATTCGTGAAAAACGTAAAATTATGGAAGAAGCTGCAAAAGCATTAGACTTTATAGTTGCTGCTAAATTACGTGATGAAATTAAAGTATATCAAGGGAAGTTGGAAGAATTGAAAAGTTAA